A region of Anopheles merus strain MAF chromosome 2R, AmerM5.1, whole genome shotgun sequence DNA encodes the following proteins:
- the LOC121590862 gene encoding polyhomeotic-proximal chromatin protein, producing the protein MFSSFKMDRPRGSSFYTKRSEHYDNLKRQQHNPEQNQAPTKQKGRPAKSQNQETSGDTSNAHVSYTNQSNSVTTSVSEPAPQIITIELPWNPIIKAGAQSPAAACTAPSALSPHQSITSVGSTVVGGDPSSSPQISVLPVHSLTGLHHSPSSSVRTIGSPTIVLTGSGTVAPHAEGNNGSSLKCLETLAEKAGITFDEPYDFLPDTLEKSQSPAQVAQQATVPLQLSQEQLFQYQQIQAYGGTIQVKQEYAPTPTGQSGTAGVDHQQQQQQQQQQQQQQQQQQIQQQQQQAQQQQMQVLAEASGVAPPQSPHHAQTLQQQQQAAQQQHQQQQQQQQQQQSAAAAAAALNNMAPLQAMATGQQISSTDWPHGRMVVQQPIPNAQYLQQLYGTQPLTVFPPLAGQQQFQLITSKPFQQPQMLTTTTGKQVIGTTGAGNFNGPFTFFSPVSVVNSQPQAQTQNLLPALSATAAQSAVAAAGATGNKPGTTAHQQDMQKALQNAVAATVAGASPGQKVQLQKLGTTAGLTGATNATQQQNLAALTQQQAAAAAGQQCVQVSQGPMPTAQLLSPLQQQGAQQMQFSTQWPLPGQIWSTPNGLVNSIIIRGTNPDGTPNVFFPSTQQTLQQAPQTHNQTLALPCAITQSPQQVSQQQQQQQQTGAQTNATGPGGTVGQAGTLGAAGVATAQSIGTGGVGTGLQGQKTLGGALGTKQGQRPQILPQGASPIRPSVSTQTAQAQQSLLNKAGTKMRTKQPMVRPSAPIIKTELGTGPTTPQKLGQNTAQQPTAQPQIQQVVTSSGKMVLMNTGTALSPAVLNMPLMGDSKQQQQHQQLQLQQQLKSAQQQQQQTNNQHILLQQQAIYQQQMMQQQQQQHQAQHQQAQQQAAAQQQQIQQLQQQILQQAAVAGQANQAQLLTNAAQQGQLVQTATAGGGQQGNIVHQLVFQQGQPNQPGMMINVSSEALLQQQQVQQAQQQAQQQQQQQQQQQQQQQQQQVQQQQQQQQQQQVQQAQQNALQQLANQQAANGQAGKQGGAAANAAAQMIMAASMGQPGGADRATIVSQGGQPLQIDRSLLPVSITSMAGNPIVVTSNGATISPIHQSNVAATNVVAAGALQSNQQQHHSQILVSSMPSSTVHQSGQNPIVAMTSLSAAPMSVASIISSGMISSISSGAITTTASLGQQQATLVASGGAGGSASPANALLNTSKDTDPKAISVAMHQLQQLSTPQKQIQQQQLLDNMNALAAAAAAGGSAGPLAMLGGSPIAGGAVGNVTLPGSPATSTAMSMMAVGGKIPTSMAQGGLMGSPQQTVGGVKLGMFQSPQGPQQLPAGMTAASMDVSTKEKLSTNETSGKDSDQSALTTGTPATDSSATDAQLNGTASTPMDTTPAPGIATTVSNANGISGDLTQSSIASAVSSAFASNVPTSITTVSSGAGVSSIAATASVNSTTATTPAGAAEDAAKESTATTASVATASSSSTNTTTTTVTTGGGALSSTTSTTATSTMATTAIATVTGTSAIPVSNIGSNGLLSTNGSVVSSSGSTATSCVTTASTGSTGSGLPPKTASSADKGGIPKATIKPNVLTHVIEGFVIQEANEPFVVQRQRYPERDSSDEPPKKRSTNEGNSPLSPSNQTSDMGNCEVCGKAEMRNKMKRKRFCSAACARSAKQGSPDQVSSPVQNGTAGAPGSLMLPPSSNGMTPPTPTAPMTTAMDTSVVGSINGMIGVATNPAGGVVVQGVDPTLGTLPLGPLAASPMLAPAVGGVLPTMKLEMEQQQQQQQQQQQQMQAAVLPTGALAQQQLLQLQQQQQQGLLQPAAAGMGQAQAPAAMLIADVPASPATPVAVAAAAAAAAAAAANSEEASSILRWTVNDVGEFIRGLPGCADYAEDFVNQEIDGQALLLLKENHLVSTMDMKLGPALKIVARVNLMKATVAPADGQQPAAP; encoded by the exons ATCTGAACACTACGACAATCTTAAGCGACAGCAGCACAATCCAGAGCAAAACCAGGCgccgacaaaacaaaaaggaaggcCCGCCAAATCCCAAAATCAAGAGACAAGCGGAGACACCAGTAACGCTCACGTTAGTTACACAAACCAATCGAACAGCGTTACGACGAGCGTCAGTGAACCGGCGCCGCAGATCATAACCATCGAGCTGCCGTGGAATCCGATCATCAAAGCAGGAGCTCAATCACCCGCCGCCGCCTGTACCGCACCGAGCGCACTATCGCCCCATCAATCGATAACTTCGGTCGGCTCTACCGTCGTCGGTGGTGATCCGAGCAGCAGCCCCCAAATATCGGTGCTACCGGTGCATTCGCTAACGGGTTTGCATCATTCACCCTCATCCTCGGTGCGTACCATCGGCTCGCCAACGATCGTCCTCACTGGTAGCGGCACGGTTGCACCGCACGCCGAAGGTAACAACGGATCGTCGCTGAAGTGTCTGGAAACGCTTGCCGAGAAGGCGGGCATCACGTTCGACGAACCGTACGACTTTCTTCCCGACACGCTGGAGAAATCCCAGAGCCCAGCGCAGGTGGCGCAGCAGGCCACAGTGCCCTTGCAGCTGTCCCAGGAGCAACTGTTCCAGTACCAGCAGATTCAGGCCTATGGCGGTACGATACAAGTGAAGCAAGAGTACGCACCAACGCCGACCGGGCAATCCGGTACGGCCGGTGTCgatcatcaacagcagcagcaacagcagcagcaacaacagcagcaacagcagcagcaacagattcagcaacagcagcagcaagcacagcagcaacaaatgcAGGTGCTGGCGGAGGCGAGCGGTGTGGCGCCGCCCCAAAGCCCACATCATGCCCAaacactgcagcagcagcagcaggccgcccagcaacagcatcaacagcagcagcagcagcaacagcagcaacagtctgcggcggcggcagccgcAGCCCTTAACAACATGGCACCGCTGCAAGCGATGGCCACGGGACAGCAGATCTCATCCACCGATTGGCCGCACGGCCGCATGGTGGTACAGCAGCCGATCCCGAATGCGCAGTACCTCCAGCAGCTGTACGGCACGCAGCCGTTAACGGTTTTCCCCCCGCTCGCCGGTCAGCAGCAGTTTCAGCTGATCACCTCGAAACCCTTCCAGCAGCCGCAGATGCTGACGACGACCACCGGCAAGCAGGTGATCGGTACGACCGGCGCCGGCAACTTTAATGGCCCGTTCACGTTCTTTTCCCCGGTGAGCGTGGTAAACTCGCAGCCCCAGGCACAGACGCAGAACCTGCTACCGGCGCTTAGTGCGACGGCAGCCCAGTCGGCAGTGGCTGCGGCCGGCGCTACGGGAAATAAACCGGGCACTACTGCGCACCAGCAAGACATGCAAAAAGCGCTACAGAATGCTGTTGCCGCCACCGTTGCTGGTGCCTCGCCTGGGCAGAAAGTGCAGCTGCAGAAGCTCGGTACGACGGCGGGCCTGactggcgcgacaaatgccaCCCAGCAACAAAACCTAGCCGCCCTGACGCAGCAACAAGCTGCTGCGGCGGCCGGCCAGCAATGTGTACAGGTGTCGCAGGGACCGATGCCAACGGCCCAGCTGCTCAGCCCGCTGCAACAGCAGGGTGCTCAGCAGATGCAGTTTTCAACCCAGTGGCCGCTGCCGGGGCAGATTTGGTCCACCCCGAACGGGCTAGTTAACTCAATCATCATACGCGGCACCAACCCGGACGGCACACCGAACGTGTTTTTCCCGAGCACCCAGCAAACGCTGCAGCAGGCACCCCAGACCCATAATC AAACCCTTGCACTGCCGTGTGCGATAACACAATCACCACAGCAAGTatcgcagcaacagcagcaacagcagcaaacgggAGCCCAAACGAATGCCACGGGACCGGGAGGTACCGTAGGACAGGCAGGAACGCTTGGTGCTGCAGGTGTTGCAACCGCCCAGTCGATCGGAACGGGAGGCGTAGGCACGGGACTACAGGGACAGAAGACTCTCGGAGGAGCGCTCGGTACGAAGCAAGGCCAACGGCCTCAGATACTACCGCAGGGTGCATCGCCCATCCGTCCGTCGGTGTCGACACAAACGGCCCAAGCGCAGCAGAGTCTGCTGAACAAGGCTGGCACGAAGATGCGCACCAAGCAGCCGATGGTGCGCCCATCGGCACCGATTATAAAGACCGAGCTCGGCACTGGCCCGACAACACCGCAAAAACTCGGCCAAAACACAGCCCAACAGCCGACCGCTCAGCCCCAAATACAGCAAGTTGTTACAAGCAGTGGAAA AATGGTGCTGATGAACACGGGAACAGCACTAAGCCCGGCAGTGCTGAATATGCCTCTGATGGGTGatagcaagcagcagcagcagcatcaacagttgcagctccagcagcagctaaaATCGgctcagcaacagcagcagcagactaACAATCAACACATTTTGCTACAGCAACAG GCTATTTATCAGCAGCAaatgatgcagcagcagcagcagcagcatcaagcTCAGCATCAGCAGGCACAGCAGCAAGCGGCtgcccagcagcaacaaattcagcaactGCAACAGCAAATCCTTCAACAGGCCGCCGTAGCCGGGCAAGCGAACCAAGCGCAGCTGCTCACTAATGCCGCCCAGCAGGGCCAACTAGTGCAGACGGCCACGGCTGGTGGCGGACAGCAGGGCAACATCGTCCACCAGCTGGTATTCCAGCAGGGCCAACCGAACCAACCGGGCATGATGATAAACGTTTCCTCCGAAGCTTtgctgcagcaacagcaggtaCAGCAAGCACAGCAGCAagctcaacagcagcagcagcaacagcagcaacagcaacagcagcaacaacagcaacaggttcagcaacagcaacagcaacagcagcagcaacaagttCAGCAAGCGCAGCAAAATGCGCTTCAGCAGCTAGCGAACCAACAGGCGGCAAATGGCCAGGCTGGAAAGCagggtggtgctgctgccaaTGCGGCAGCGCAGATGATAATGGCAGCCTCGATGGGACAGCCGGGTGGTGCTGATCGTGCCACCATCGTATCTCAAGGTGGACAGCCACTGCAGATTGATCGTAGTCTGCTGCCAGTGTCCATCACCAGTATGGCCGGCAATCCAATCGTAGTGACCAGCAATGGTGCCACCATTTCACCCATTCATCAATCAAACGTAGCCGCAACGAACGTTGTGGCTGCAGGAGCGTTGCAATCgaaccagcaacagcaccattcGCAGATTTTGGTTTCGTCGATGCCCAGCTCGACCGTACACCAGTCCGGCCAGAACCCGATCGTGGCCATGACGTCTCTGTCTGCTGCTCCGATGTCCGTCGCATCGATAATTAGCTCGGGAATGATTTCATCGATCTCTTCCGGTGCCATTACGACTACCGCTTCCCTCGGACAGCAGCAGGCAACGCTGGTTGCCTCCGGTGGTGCCGGCGGTAGTGCAAGCCCTGCCAATGCTCTCCTCAACACTAGCAAGGACACGGACCCGAAAGCGATCAGCGTGGCAATgcaccagctgcagcagctctcCACGCCCCAGAAGCAaatccaacagcagcaactgtTGGACAACATGAACGCGCTAGCTGCGGCTGCCGCTGCCGGCGGTAGTGCCGGCCCGTTGGCAATGCTCGGTGGATCACCGATCGCGGGCGGTGCGGTTGGAAACGTAACGCTGCCAGGCTCGCCGGCCACCTCGACGGCCATGAGCATGATGGCGGTGGGCGGAAAGATCCCGACCTCGATGGCACAGGGCGGTTTAATGGGCTCGCCGCAGCAAACCGTCGGTGGCGTTAAGTTGGGTATGTTCCAGTCGCCACAAGGCCCTCAGCAACTTCCAGCAGGGATGACCGCTGCATCGATGGACGTATCGACGAAGGAAAAGCTATCCACGAATGAAACCAGTGGAAAAG ATTCGGATCAATCAGCACTGACCACTGGCACACCGGCCACGGATAGCAGCGCAACCGATGCGCAATTGAACGGCACCGCCAGCACGCCGATGGACACTACACCTGCTCCCGGCATCGCGACCACCGTGAGCAACGCGAACGGAATCAGTGGAGATCTCACCCAGTCGTCGATCGCATCCGCAGTATCGTCCGCTTTTGCCTCCAATGTCCCCACCTCCATTACGACTGTGAGCAGCGGTGCGGGAGTCAGCAGCATCGCCGCCACCGCATCTGTGAACTCCACAACCGCTACCACGCCAGCAGGTGCGGCGGAGGATGCGGCAAAAGAGTCCACGGCAACTACTGCCTCGGTGGCAACGGCCTCCAGTTCCTCGACCAACACCACGACCACCACGGTAACGACGGGTGGTGGTGCACTCAGCAGCACCACCTCCACTACCGCAACATCCACAATGGCTACGACGGCGATTGCCACAGTAACGGGCACGTCAGCAATACCGGTCAGCAACATTGGCTCGAACGGTTTGCTCTCAACGAACGGAAGCGTGGTGTCGTCGTCTGGCTCGACTGCAACGTCCTGCGTGACGACCGCTTCCACCGGCTCGACCGGCAGCGGATTGCCACCGAAGACGGCGAGCAGCGCCGATAAGGGTGGCATTCCGAAGGCGACGATCAAACCGAACGTGCTGACGCACGTCATCGAGGGTTTCGTGATACAGGAAGCGAACGAACCGTTCGTGGTCCAGCGGCAGCGCTATCCGGAGCGAGACAGCTCCGATGAGCCTCCGA AAAAACGATCCACCAATGAAGGCAACAGTCCGCTCTCGCCATCTAATCAAACCAGCGACATGGGCAATTGTGAGGTATGCGGCAAGGCAGAAATGCGCAACAAGATGAAGCGGAAACGATTCTGCAGTGCGGCTTGTGCGCGCTCTGCTAAGCAAGGCTCGCCGGATCAGGTATCGTCGCCGGTGCAGAATGGAACAGCCGGTGCTCCTGGAAGTTTGATGCTTCCCCCCAGTAGCAATGGTATGACCCCACCAACCCCAACCGCACCGATGACAACGGCAATGGACACTTCAGTTGTCGGTTCCATCAACGGTATGATCGGTGTCGCCACCAACCCGGCCGGTGGTGTTGTAGTGCAAGGAGTGGATCCTACGCTTGGCACTCTCCCGCTCGGTCCGTTGGCTGCCTCACCGATGCTGGCACCGGCTGTTGGAGGAGTGCTCCCCACCATGAAGCTAGAAAtggaacaacaacagcagcagcagcagcaacaacaacaacagatgCAGGCCGCCGTACTGCCAACCGGTGCGctggcacagcagcagctgctacagcttcaacagcagcagcagcagggtcTGCTACAGCCTGCCGCTGCCGGTATGGGACAAGCGCAAGCACCGGCTGCAATGTTGATAGCCGACGTTCCGGCCTCCCCAGCAACGCCCGTAGCAGTGGCGGCTGCGgcagccgctgccgctgccgctgcagcTAATTCCGAGGAAGCTTCCTCCATCCTACGGTGGACGGTAAACGATGTGGGCGAGTTTATTCGGGGATTGCCCGGCTGTGCGGATTATGCGGAAGATTTCGTCAACCAGGAGATCGACGGTCAGgctttgttgctgctgaaggaGAACCATCTCGTCAGCACGATGGATATGAAACTTGGCCCGGCACTGAAAATTGTAGCGCGAGTAAATCTCATGAAGGCGACGGTCGCTCCCGCGGACGGACAACAGCCAGCTGCACCCTAA